The following nucleotide sequence is from Coffea eugenioides isolate CCC68of chromosome 10, Ceug_1.0, whole genome shotgun sequence.
TGCTGCTTTGAGCTTATTGGTTAGTGTCAAATTTCCTCCTCTCAACTCTCACCACCCTTTTTTCCACACACAAACACACCAAGAAACACTGTCTTCAGTTTTATCGAACTTATTCCTGCAGGTATGTGAACTAATTTAGTGTTGTACTGGTTCTGCTTGAAGGAATGTCAAAAAAACTGTGATTTTAAGTTcccttcttcaaaattttaCTGGGGTGGGGGTGTTTCTTGATGATAGTTTTGATCTGTATTGATGGTTTAGAGATAGAATTTTTAGAAGGCTGAGCCCTTGTGGGATTATGCAAATTTGTGGCATGGCCATTAAAACTATAGCTAATTCTGCTGGTATTTTGCTGAAATGGTTAGGAATTTGTAGAGCAAATATTGTTGCAGGACTCCAATTGCCGAGGCAATAATATTGATataaaagttttcaaatttaTGATTCCTTGTAGTTATTGCTGATTTTGGTCTTTGACACCCTTTTTTGGGTGCTTATTTGTTAAGAATATTATCGGATAGGAAATAAGGGATTTAATGTATTTTCTAATGGTTATCGTGTTTGGGATGATTTTAGTGCATTTTTGCAGATGGACTACTTaattagattaaaaaaaaatctatggaAGTAAATTAAATTCGGGGTCAGGAATTTGTAACCCTTGATTTGACCCTTGAAGTTGATTGACTACATTTGCGCTACCGCAATTATACATACTGTGTTGCTTTGAGCTCCTATGAACTTGATGCTTGAATGATTACTTAAAATCGTTGATGATAATGCAATATAATATGACATGGAGCTGATGATTCCAAGTTTGTCATTTTCTAGTTAGGTTTGTTTGTTAGTCATTTATTTGTGCTCATCAgtcttttttattgttttattatgAGTATGTAACAGCAAATTTGTCTAAAACTTCTGATAATTATGTGGAATTGTTAAAAATCTTCATATGAATAAATGGGATAGGTTCCCTCTAACATCGATATTTTCTGGTCTACAAACTTGCCATATACTTCCTGCTTTGGGTAAGGATCATGTATCTTTTTGTTGGTTTTTCAATCTTGTTCTCATGGTTTGTCATTTTGGTTTGACTTTCCTGTTAGTTACATTCAGGCATTATCTCTTGAAAGGAACATCATTTTGACAACCTTTATGACATTGTAACTGCTGGATGTGTATGGTTCTCTTTTTGCTTCCCATGATAGTTGGATCTTTGTGATTTTCTCTTTCTCTGTAAACTGATGCCCTTCTTTGTTACTCAGTGCTGGAGTTGCCCCCTCTGCAGGAAAAATCTTTTCATAGCCCTGAGACACACAACGCATGGGCATAAATTTGTGATTTTTGTGCTTTTGAGTTCGTAAATGGCTGGCTCAGTAGTGCCTGTGAGTAAGGTGCCATCACGTAATTATGGATGTATCAACTATTGCATCTCTGAGTACTGCACCTATCGGTTACAGCCTCTTCAGTTTCAGCGCAAATATCTGCAACAATCATTACATGGCAAACTTAATTTTACAAAACGACTCTTGAATGGCCCATTAATCTGCTGTGACAAGCTTAGGCCAGTAGCAGCACTTGAGTCAAATGCTCCTGACCCCATTCAACAGGTTCTATCGTTTATGATAAATTGCAACAGACAGTACTTTAGTTTCATGGAAATTGTTTTTCAGTCAAAGGAGACAAACATACATCAAAATCTTGTTACAGAGAAAGCAAATGAAGATAGTGTCTTTGTTTCTATTTTTATTCTAATACTTGTAAATGCTGTCAAATAAAGGGATCTGAGAATCTGAGGGGAGGCAAGAACTTTAAAGAATGGAATTCATTAAGTGCAAAGTTTGCTGGAGCTTCAAATATACCATTTTTGTTGTTGCAACTGCCTCAGATTATCCTCAATGCCCGTAACCTCTTAGCGGGGAATAAGACAGCATTATTTGCCGTCCCATGGCTGGTATTACTACATTTCTCGAAAAGTACTTAAGTTCAAATCCTAGTTGTAACTGAAGTAGTTGGAGAGTTATTTTATACATTTTGTATGAAATTGCAGGGGATGTTCACTGGGTTACTTGGGAATTTATCTTTGCTATCATACTTCATAAAGAAAAGGGAGACTGAAGTTGTAGTAGTGCAAACTTTAGGAGTTGTATCCATATATATTGTTATTACGCAGCTTGCTATGGCAGGAGCTATGCCTCTTCCTCACTACATTGTCACTTCAACGGTGGTTTTTTCTGGcttgattttgaattttatgAATTACTTTTACTTGCTTAATCCTGGGATCTGGCGTTTATGGGAAGATTTTATTACGATTGCAGGACTATCTGCACTTCCACAGGTGATATTTCTGTCTCAAGCACACACAGATAAAATTCTTGACAAAGGCAAATTATGTTAGGTTTGGCCCTTACCATGAATTTTACAGGTCATGTGGTCAACATTTCTTCCATATGTACCAAATACTGTTCTGCCGGGTCTCTTAGCTTTTGTCATTGCTGTGATGACTGTTCTCATGGTAAGGTTTAAACTACTACTTTACTTATTTCCTTTGTTGTCCTAATAATTGATGCATCCCTGGaggtttgaaatgataaatGTGAAAACCATGAAGGTAACATTGAGAATTGATGCCATAGGAGTCATAAAATGAAACTACAATTT
It contains:
- the LOC113749878 gene encoding maltose excess protein 1-like, chloroplastic; translation: MAGSVVPVSKVPSRNYGCINYCISEYCTYRLQPLQFQRKYLQQSLHGKLNFTKRLLNGPLICCDKLRPVAALESNAPDPIQQGSENLRGGKNFKEWNSLSAKFAGASNIPFLLLQLPQIILNARNLLAGNKTALFAVPWLGMFTGLLGNLSLLSYFIKKRETEVVVVQTLGVVSIYIVITQLAMAGAMPLPHYIVTSTVVFSGLILNFMNYFYLLNPGIWRLWEDFITIAGLSALPQVMWSTFLPYVPNTVLPGLLAFVIAVMTVLMARMRKLSDRGIKFVGSISGWTATLLFMWMPVAQAWTNLRNPENIRGLSSVSMLLAMVGNGLMIPRALFIRDLMWFTGSSWASVFYGWGNLLCLYYFQCISREFFGAATIGLVAWIGMTLWKDTQVYGYTSPLTSLKELVFGH